In Lycium ferocissimum isolate CSIRO_LF1 chromosome 11, AGI_CSIRO_Lferr_CH_V1, whole genome shotgun sequence, a single genomic region encodes these proteins:
- the LOC132036341 gene encoding NAD-dependent protein deacetylase SRT1 — MSLGYAEKLSFIDDVGNVGMTEYFDSPIVLQEKIERLAVMIQKSKHLVVFTGAGISTSCGIPDFRGPKGIWTLQREGKALPEASLPFHRATPSMTHMALVELEKAGFLKFLISQNIDGLHLRSGIPREKLAELHGDSFMERCPSCGIEYMRDFEIETIGLKETARRCSKVGCGARLKDTVLDWEDALPPKEMNPAERHCKMADVVLCLGTSLQITPACNLPLKSLKGGGKVVIVNLQKTPKDKKASLLIHGLVDKVIAGVMEFLSLRIPPFIRIDLFQTIFTQALSLDKKYLNWTLTVTSVHGNRAPLPFIKSVEVSFSECQNMKATVLDKQPLQLKRRTVKSADPFNVMMKLNFSDGCKCSSAEIKIPIDFKISAHVFNDDKDSILQDLRESAIVDPSCGQTAVIEKKVIMVPKSEIMVHAIVTNIVKFETTCGDLNNGALKRKYEGFNGIIPSRKRSNGRRPRVVNGR, encoded by the exons atgtCTTTAGGTTATGCAGAAAAATTATCTTTTATAGATGATGTTGGCAATGTTGGAATGACTGAATATTTCGACTCACCTATCGTTTTGCAAGAAAaa ATTGAGAGACTTGCCGTGATGATACAAAAG AGTAAGCATTTAGTGGTGTTTACAGGAGCAGGAATATCCACTTCTTGTGGTATACCTGATTTTCGTGGTCCCAAGGGCATTTGGACTCTTCAG AGAGAAGGGAAAGCGCTACCAGAAGCATCATTGCCATTTCACCGTGCAACGCCAAGCATGACACACATGGCCCTAGTGGAACTAGAGAAGGCGGGTTTTCTAAAGTTTCTTATAAGTCAG AACATTGATGGCCTCCATCTTCGCTCTGGAATTCCAAGGGAGAAGCTTGCTGAATTACATGGGGATTCTTTTATGGAACGATGCCCTTCTTGTGGAATTGa GTATATGAGGGATTTTGAAATAGAAACTATTGGGTTGAAGGAAACTGCACGGCGTTGTTCCAAGGTGGGCTGTGGTGCAAGACTTAAAGACACAGTTCTTGACTGGGAG GATGCTCTACCTCCAAAGGAGATGAATCCAGCTGAGAGGCACTGCAAAATGGCTGATGTTGTGTTATGTCTAGGGACAAG TTTGCAGATCACCCCTGCCTGTAATTTGCCTCTAAAATCACTCAAAGGTGGTGGAAAGGTTGTAATAGTAAATCTTCAG AAAACACCCAAGGACAAGAAAGCAAGCTTGCTGATTCATGGCCTTGTAGATAAG GTAATTGCAGGAGTCATGGAATTCCTCAGTCTGCGAATCCCGCCATTTATTAGAATTGATCTTTTCCAGACCATTTTTACTCAGGCCTTAAGTCTTG ataaaaaatatttaaattggaCCCTAACGGTGACAAGTGTTCATGGAAATAGGGCACCGTTGCCTTTTATCAAATCTGTAGAG GTTTCTTTTTCAGAATGTCAAAACATGAAAGCAACTGTTCTGGATAAGCAACCTCTTCAGCTAAAAAG GCGGACAGTTAAGAGTGCAGATCCTTTTAATGTTATGATGAAATTGAACTTCAGTGATGGTTGCAAGTGTTCATCGGCTGAAATCAAGATTCctattgattttaag ATTTCAGCGCACGTGTTCAACGATGATAAGGATTCCATATTACAAGATCTAAGAGAAAGCGCCATCGTGGATCCTAGCTGTGGACAGACCGCAGTTATTGAGAAAAAGGTCATTATGGTTCCTAAAAGTGAGATCATGGTTCATGCCATCGTAACAAACATCGTCAAGTTTGAAACAACTTGTGGGGATTTAAATAATGGCGCATTGAAACGGAAATATGAAGGTTTTAACGGCATCATTCCATCTCGAAAGCGATCCAACGGCAGGAGACCCAGAGTTGTAAATGGAAGGTGA